AACATGAAAAGCAGCGACAGTATTTGCTCGCTTGCGGATGTGATAAAATACAGGGATTCTTGATTAGCAAATCCCTTGATGAAGATGCGGCAATTAAATTGCTCAAAAACAAAGGTGGTCAGAGTTAGGAATTAAGCCCCTATATTAGGTATATTAACTACAAATCCTAACATTAATTCATTATTAGATTACGGAAAATCCACCTTAAGAATCCGCCTATTGTATTATCGTCACTTTTAGCTTACTCAATAAGATTTTGAAGAATATCTTTAAAATTCCTGTATTAAGTACCATAAAAAAAGAAGGATCCTGGTCAGTCTGATTTAATATTAATGATGATTATGGAATAAATATTAGCAAAGAGAATAATATTCAAACTGTTGCTATCTACATTAAGCTGCTTTCATACCGCACAAGTCATTTTTAAGTCATCTGACTATCTGTCATAACTCATTTATTAACTGTAACATCTAGTCAAGGTGTTTAACAGGTTACATTATCATAAAAGTATTCGCATAGAAAAAGTATTGACTGTTTTTCATATTAGATGTATAATATTATTGTGAAAAAAATTTTATATATATGAATAATATATATGAAAAACAATTCCAAAACAAGGAAAAAACAGGAAAATAGAATATCCACCCTAGAAAGAGCTATTAAGCTTTTAGAATATATGGAGACTGCCAGGATAAAGTCCACATTATCAGACATTACAGCCATCCTACCTATTCCCAGTGGCACTGCATTTAATATCTTAAAGACACTGGAAGCCTATGGATTAATCGAACGGGAAACCTCCTCCAGACAGTATAAATTGGGTTTTAGGATGTTTCAATTGGGGAATAACGTGGAATATATTCGGAATCTACGCGAAGTCTCCTTGCCATTTATGAGAGAGTTGACCAGGGAAATCAAAGAAACCTCTAATCTGGGTATCCTCTTTGCAGAAACACTCTATTTTTTAGCCATCATTGAAAGTCCATTTACTACTAAAACAAGATCTGCAGTAGGTTCAAGCTTACCCTTACACGCACCTGCAGTGGGAAAGGCATTGTTAGCCTATCAGAAAGAGGAAGACAGAAAGAAATTGCTTGATCTCATAGCCCTCCCCAAATTTACTCCTAATACCTTGACCGAAAAGGAAGAGTTATGGGATGAATTGGATATGATAAAAAAACAGGGATATGCGGTAGATAGCGAGGAGGTTTTTCTGGGAACAACCTGCATTGCAGCCCCGGTTTTTGATTCAGCGCAAAAAATCACTGCTGCACTTGGAATTACCGGTGATACAGTGAGGATTAAAAAAATATATCCTCACTGATTAATATTGTGCAGCATGAAGCCTTAAATATTTCATTTAAATTAGGATATCAATCCACCAAAGTTGCTTTGAATTAATGAAAAAACGATATTTCACAAATTAATTGTGCCAAATAAAATGAAATAATTTTCAATTATATGAAAATATAAATCATATGGAAGGATGGAAGGAGTTGAGAAAAAAATCAACCTGATAAGCAGTCATTTCTCCCAGATATGCTATTCTCTCAAATATGAATAGGGGAGCTATGTTTATCAGGAGGATGGTTAGTTGGAATTAAGCTCTCTATAATAGGGATAGTACCGGAATGGATATTTTAAATAATAAAAAGGAGGAATAAAATGATTCTTGATGGTTTTATATTGAAAAATAAAGTTGCACTGGTTACCGGATGTACAACCGGTCTCGGTCAGGGTATGTCCATAGGATTGGCTGAAGCTGGAGCAGATATTGTGGGCATCGATTTTCAGGCTGATCCGACACAAACAAAGACTGCTATAAAAAAAATTGGTGGTAATTTTCTTTTTCTGGAAGAAAACCTGCTTTCAATTGAGCCTATTAATAGCATTATAGGTAGAGTTGTACAGGAATTTGGGAGACTGGATATTCTGGTTAATAATGCGGGAATTATTCGTAGAGCTGATGCTCTGGATTTTGCTGTAAAGGATTGGGATGAGGTAATGGATATTAACCTGAAAACAGTTTTCTTTCTTTGTCAGTCTGCCGGTAGGCAATTTATTAAGCAGAAATCAAAAGGTAAAATAATAAACATTGCTTCTATGTTATCCTTCCAGGGAGGAATCAGGGTTCCATCTTATACCGCCAGTAAAAGCGGTGTTATGGGCATAACTCGATTACTGGCAAATGAATGGGCACAGTATCATATTAATGTTAATGCTATTGCTCCCGGGTATATGGCAACTAACAATACGGCACCATTAAGGAAGGATAAGGGAAGAAGTGCTGAAATATTAAAGCGAATACCGGCTGGAAGATGGGGAACTCCTGAAGATTTAAAAGGAATTGCTGTTTTTTTAGCATCCTCTGCTTCTGATTATATCAATGGAGCAATTATACCAGTTGATGGAGGATGGTTGGCCAGATAGAAAAATAAAGAATATGAATAAAAGATAGGGGATTAATAAAAACGTTTAAGGAGGTAAATGTTTTTATGAAGAAGTTAAGTATATTTATCACTGTTGTTTTAGTATTTGCTTTTTTAGTAATTCAACCTGTTTCGGCGGTAGAGGTAATCAGATGCGGGCATGGTCATAGTACTACACATCCAGTACATCTGGGATTTGAGTATTCAAAGAATTAATAGAGCTAAAAACTGATAAATATAAAGTCGAAATATTTCCGACTTCCCAATTGGGAAGTGAAGCCGAAATGGCTGAAATGACTAAATTGGGAACAATGGAAGCTTTTATGTTTGGTCGAATGGAATCCCAGGGTAAACAACTTTATACACTTGCCGTTCCTTTTGTATTTAAGGATTATGAACATGTAAACAGGGTGTTAAGCGGTTCTATCGGGGATTATCTGGCTTCTTTTACTGAAGATAATGGTTTAAAATTATTAGGCTGGACTCATTCGGGTTTTAGATAAATTACCAATAATGTTCGACCAATAAAAACTCCCGCTGATTTTAAAGGTCTAAAGATGAGAACACCACCATTGGAAAACATTCTACAAACTATGCAAGCTTTTGGTGCCAGTGCAACCTCTATTGCTTACAGTGAACTTTATATGGCTCTTAAGACTGGTGTAGTGGATGGACAGGAAAATCCCTATGTAAATATTGTATCTGAAAAATTTTATGAAGCACAAAAATATCTCACCGAGGTCAATTACATATACAATCCAGGACCATTCTGCGTAGGTCTTGATTGGTGGAATAGCCTTCCCGCTGAAGATCAAAGAATTATTGCTGAAGCTGCCAAGGTAGCATCTATGTATACAAACTATGTTACCGAATCAACTGAAGAAGGGTATAAGCAGGAATGCATTAAACAGGGAATGGAGGTTTATATACCGACTGATGAAGAAAGACAGGCATTTATCGAAATGGCTCAGCCAGTCTATGACTACTTCATTCAAGATGATGCTACTATCCAAAGATTAATTGAATTAATTCAAAACAGCTAAAAATGAAAAGAAATTATTTACCATTTCCTGATATTACTGATTAAATATTAAGAATTCCCCTGTCTTTTAGAATAATATGGTGGATAAAATAATGGAGAGAATAATTTATGAAGAATAAATTTAATGAAACATTAAAATGATTAATGATGTGGTGGTTAGTATATTTTTCAGTGCGATGTTCATAACTGTTTTTACCTCAGTAATACTATGTTATTTTTGGTTTTTCTTTTCGCTGGACAGAAGAATTAATCCGATATTTATTTATATATATGGTCTTTTTTGGAATACCCATTGCCTTTAGACAGAATGTTCATGCAGCTATTGAATATTTTAAATCAACGTTTTTTAAAAGATTCAATTCAGTATTACAAATTTTTTGTGAACTGGTATTAGGCATAATGGTTGTTTATATAAGTTATTACACCATTATTATGATTAGAGGCAGGTTAGGAAGAACCCTCTCTTCAGGTCTAAAACTCCCTTTTGCTTATCTCTACAGTTCAGTTCTCTTTTGTTTTGGTCTGCTATTAATTGAAATCATACAACGTTTTTTCATAAAAGGCTATCGTCAACAACAAATGAAGAGTGATAAGGATAAATAAGTATTGATGAGGTGTTAAGGTTAAAATGAGTGCAGGGTTCATATTAGCGATTGTTTTAGCATTTATGGCTTTGTTGTTAATTATAGGTTGTCCCATTGGTTTTTCTATTTTAATTAGTACTACACTGGGAGTCTTTATACAGGATCTTCCTTCCTCTATGGCTACCTTGAGAATGATTGCCAGAGCAGATTCTTTCTTGCTAACAGCAATACCATTTTTTATATTTGCTGGAGTGTTGATGAGGGAAGGAGGAATAACAAAAAGAATTTTAAATTTTTCGGTTGTTCTTCTGGGACATTTACCAGGTGCTT
This genomic window from Atribacterota bacterium contains:
- a CDS encoding IclR family transcriptional regulator, whose translation is MKNNSKTRKKQENRISTLERAIKLLEYMETARIKSTLSDITAILPIPSGTAFNILKTLEAYGLIERETSSRQYKLGFRMFQLGNNVEYIRNLREVSLPFMRELTREIKETSNLGILFAETLYFLAIIESPFTTKTRSAVGSSLPLHAPAVGKALLAYQKEEDRKKLLDLIALPKFTPNTLTEKEELWDELDMIKKQGYAVDSEEVFLGTTCIAAPVFDSAQKITAALGITGDTVRIKKIYPH
- a CDS encoding TRAP transporter small permease; this translates as MFGFSFRWTEELIRYLFIYMVFFGIPIAFRQNVHAAIEYFKSTFFKRFNSVLQIFCELVLGIMVVYISYYTIIMIRGRLGRTLSSGLKLPFAYLYSSVLFCFGLLLIEIIQRFFIKGYRQQQMKSDKDK
- the kduD gene encoding 2-dehydro-3-deoxy-D-gluconate 5-dehydrogenase KduD — protein: MILDGFILKNKVALVTGCTTGLGQGMSIGLAEAGADIVGIDFQADPTQTKTAIKKIGGNFLFLEENLLSIEPINSIIGRVVQEFGRLDILVNNAGIIRRADALDFAVKDWDEVMDINLKTVFFLCQSAGRQFIKQKSKGKIINIASMLSFQGGIRVPSYTASKSGVMGITRLLANEWAQYHINVNAIAPGYMATNNTAPLRKDKGRSAEILKRIPAGRWGTPEDLKGIAVFLASSASDYINGAIIPVDGGWLAR